A part of Streptomyces sp. NBC_01497 genomic DNA contains:
- a CDS encoding SIS domain-containing protein gives MSVVPEGTIPYLEGRASQPAALERVTARVAERIAALGAPLDALRPLFVGIGASHAALALPVRLLAEHGVPARRALAGDLGPRPATDDADLVVGVSQSGRSTETLDALGHVGRERSVALVNTAPSPLAAAAGRVIDLGSEPDSYASTIGYTGTLIGLTLIAEALAGVPLATASAAWAGIGERLQRYEAGVGAVVDDIAGRASCAVAADLVGAGAARSVAEEGALLLREVCRVPAAAMVTRNYLHGAMESAGRTLHVVVGDGREVRLARTLAAAGHLTLAVTAVPLSAKDVPGGSLFVAPVPDDVPLAVRTVLETAVVQRLAGALAASRGVEIEEFVFESDDTKTEQTLA, from the coding sequence GTGTCCGTAGTGCCCGAAGGGACCATTCCCTACCTGGAAGGCCGCGCGTCACAGCCCGCGGCTCTCGAACGTGTCACCGCCCGCGTCGCCGAGCGGATCGCCGCACTCGGCGCCCCGCTCGACGCGCTGCGGCCCCTGTTCGTGGGCATCGGCGCGAGTCACGCCGCGCTCGCCCTGCCCGTACGGCTGCTCGCCGAACACGGCGTCCCCGCGCGCCGCGCGCTCGCCGGCGACCTCGGCCCGCGGCCCGCCACCGACGACGCGGACCTGGTGGTCGGGGTCTCGCAGTCCGGGCGCAGCACCGAGACGCTCGACGCGCTCGGCCACGTCGGCCGGGAGCGGAGCGTGGCGCTCGTCAACACGGCGCCGTCGCCGCTCGCCGCCGCCGCGGGCCGGGTGATCGACCTCGGCAGCGAGCCCGACTCCTACGCCTCGACCATCGGCTACACCGGCACCCTCATCGGACTGACGCTGATCGCGGAGGCCCTCGCGGGGGTGCCGCTCGCCACCGCGAGCGCCGCGTGGGCGGGCATCGGCGAGCGCCTTCAACGGTACGAGGCAGGTGTCGGCGCGGTCGTCGACGACATCGCGGGCCGGGCGTCGTGCGCAGTGGCCGCGGACCTCGTCGGCGCGGGCGCGGCGCGGTCCGTCGCCGAGGAGGGCGCCCTGCTGCTGCGCGAGGTGTGCCGGGTCCCGGCGGCGGCCATGGTCACCCGCAACTACCTGCACGGCGCGATGGAGTCGGCGGGCCGCACCCTGCACGTCGTCGTCGGGGACGGCCGGGAGGTACGGCTCGCCCGCACGCTCGCCGCCGCGGGTCACCTCACCCTCGCGGTGACGGCCGTGCCGCTGTCGGCGAAGGACGTGCCGGGCGGTTCGCTGTTCGTCGCGCCCGTACCGGACGACGTGCCGCTCGCCGTGCGCACCGTCCTGGAGACGGCGGTCGTACAGCGCCTCGCCGGGGCGCTGGCGGCGAGCAGGGGCGTCGAGATCGAGGAGTTCGTCTTCGAGAGCGACGACACCAAGACCGAACAGACGCTCGCATGA
- a CDS encoding GntR family transcriptional regulator encodes MNTTPEGTAPLTVDHHEPLWVQAAAVIEQRVADGTLPPGRRLPAERELCAQLDISRVTLRRALTHLGEQGVLRNSHGRGWYAAGESARQDRAAGAERADREWPNSLESFTETARRKGLVPSSRVLRSATGPASLDEADEFGVAAGTELFRLDRVRLLDGLPIGIDASRVVLGLAPHLTETDFSRSSMLAELTAAGCEPVNAESMIEARGCPEDLAEHLGLGPGDPVLVMQQTMADAGGRTVLVTTITYRGDRYRLRTAFVRGGSL; translated from the coding sequence GTGAACACGACGCCCGAAGGCACGGCGCCCCTCACCGTGGACCACCACGAACCCCTGTGGGTGCAGGCCGCCGCCGTCATCGAGCAGCGCGTCGCGGACGGCACGCTGCCACCCGGCCGCAGGCTGCCCGCCGAGCGGGAGCTGTGCGCCCAGCTCGACATCAGCCGGGTCACCCTGCGCCGCGCCCTGACGCACCTCGGCGAGCAGGGCGTACTGCGCAACTCGCACGGACGCGGCTGGTACGCGGCGGGCGAATCGGCACGCCAGGACCGCGCGGCCGGGGCCGAGCGCGCCGACCGCGAGTGGCCCAACTCCCTGGAGTCGTTCACGGAGACGGCGCGCCGCAAGGGGCTGGTCCCTTCGTCGCGCGTGCTGCGCTCGGCCACCGGGCCCGCGAGCCTGGACGAGGCCGACGAGTTCGGGGTCGCCGCGGGCACCGAACTGTTCCGCCTCGACCGGGTCAGGCTGCTGGACGGCCTGCCCATCGGCATCGACGCGTCGCGGGTGGTACTGGGCCTCGCGCCGCACCTGACGGAGACCGACTTCTCCCGCTCCTCGATGCTCGCCGAGCTGACGGCGGCGGGCTGCGAACCGGTCAACGCCGAGTCGATGATCGAGGCGCGCGGCTGTCCCGAGGACCTGGCGGAGCACCTCGGGCTGGGGCCAGGCGACCCGGTCCTCGTGATGCAGCAGACGATGGCGGACGCGGGCGGCCGGACCGTCCTCGTCACCACGATCACCTACCGGGGAGACCGGTACCGGCTGCGGACGGCCTTCGTCCGCGGCGGTTCCCTCTGA
- a CDS encoding NAD-dependent epimerase/dehydratase family protein yields MRVLLLGGTGVISAAVVRELVATDAEVTVLVRGTATGRPVPDGVQVLHADLRDDAAVRAVLGDETFDVAVNFIGYHPDHVAADVARFTGRVGQYVFISTGSVYARPAPRLPLDESSARRAGDFDYPRLKLECEVAVEAAYRDGFPATIVRAAHVYDESVVPVLAGWTVVDRWRRGLPVVVHGDGTSLWNLLHARDFARALCAVLGDDRLTGESLHITHDTPMTWDAIHIALARAAGVEPLLVHRSSEDIGREIAWMGPVLTEDFRHSLVYDNSKLHRLAPGLPAAVPFARGADEILRWYGADPARRRVNKDVDAAFDRLAGDHRD; encoded by the coding sequence ATGCGTGTACTCCTGCTCGGCGGTACCGGGGTGATCTCCGCCGCCGTCGTGCGCGAACTCGTCGCCACCGACGCGGAGGTGACGGTCCTCGTCCGGGGCACCGCCACCGGCCGCCCGGTGCCCGACGGTGTCCAGGTCCTCCACGCCGACCTGCGCGACGACGCGGCCGTGCGTGCCGTGCTCGGCGACGAGACGTTCGACGTGGCCGTCAACTTCATCGGCTACCACCCCGACCATGTCGCCGCCGACGTGGCCCGCTTCACCGGTCGCGTCGGACAGTACGTGTTCATCTCCACCGGTTCCGTCTACGCGCGCCCCGCGCCCCGGCTGCCTCTCGACGAGTCGTCCGCCCGCCGCGCCGGTGACTTCGACTACCCCCGGCTGAAACTGGAGTGCGAGGTCGCCGTCGAGGCCGCGTACCGGGACGGCTTCCCGGCCACGATCGTGCGCGCCGCGCACGTCTACGACGAGAGCGTGGTGCCCGTACTCGCCGGATGGACCGTCGTCGACCGCTGGCGGCGCGGCCTGCCCGTCGTCGTGCACGGTGACGGCACCTCGCTGTGGAACCTCCTGCACGCACGCGACTTCGCGCGCGCCCTGTGCGCGGTCCTCGGCGACGACCGCCTCACCGGCGAGTCCTTGCACATCACCCACGACACCCCGATGACCTGGGACGCCATCCACATCGCCTTGGCCCGCGCCGCCGGTGTCGAGCCGCTGCTCGTCCACCGTTCGAGTGAGGACATCGGACGCGAGATCGCCTGGATGGGGCCCGTACTGACCGAGGACTTCCGGCACTCCCTTGTGTACGACAACAGCAAGCTGCACCGCCTCGCCCCCGGCCTGCCCGCCGCCGTCCCGTTCGCGCGCGGCGCCGATGAGATACTCCGGTGGTACGGGGCCGACCCGGCGCGCCGGCGCGTCAACAAGGACGTCGACGCCGCGTTCGACCGGCTGGCCGGGGATCACCGTGACTGA
- a CDS encoding sugar phosphate isomerase/epimerase family protein yields the protein MTPSPTPTPTPASAPASPPPIAAQLWSLHDEASRDLFGVLAKVAALGYPAVETISLYGHAPGAVRDRLAALGLVLCSAHAPFPAGKDADAILDTYEEAGADTLVWSLEPEEFTDRATMLRGLERVNEGAANAAARSLRVSYHNHFAEFRAVFDGRTAYDVLLEALDPAVRIELDTYWAHTGGADPAAVAAGLGARLESVHLKDGPALGMGDYMVPFGEGVVDVDAAARANPHVRWNIVEMDRSHHDMYDLLGRAYDHLVGRGLARGEV from the coding sequence ATGACCCCCTCACCGACACCGACACCGACACCGGCGTCCGCACCCGCGTCCCCGCCGCCGATCGCGGCCCAGCTGTGGTCGCTGCATGACGAGGCGTCCCGGGACCTGTTCGGCGTCCTTGCGAAGGTGGCCGCGCTCGGCTACCCGGCCGTCGAGACCATCAGCCTCTACGGGCACGCCCCCGGCGCGGTCCGCGACCGGCTCGCCGCCCTCGGGCTGGTCCTGTGCAGTGCGCACGCGCCGTTCCCCGCGGGCAAGGACGCCGACGCCATCCTCGACACCTACGAGGAGGCGGGCGCCGACACCCTCGTATGGAGCCTGGAACCCGAGGAGTTCACCGACCGCGCCACCATGCTGCGCGGCCTGGAACGCGTCAACGAAGGCGCCGCGAACGCCGCCGCGCGGTCCCTGCGCGTCTCCTACCACAACCACTTCGCCGAGTTCCGGGCCGTGTTCGACGGCAGGACGGCCTACGACGTGCTGCTCGAAGCGCTCGACCCGGCCGTCAGGATCGAACTCGACACCTACTGGGCGCACACCGGCGGCGCGGACCCGGCAGCCGTCGCCGCCGGTCTCGGCGCGCGCCTGGAGTCCGTCCACCTGAAGGACGGGCCCGCGCTCGGCATGGGCGACTACATGGTGCCCTTCGGCGAAGGCGTCGTCGACGTCGACGCCGCCGCCCGCGCCAACCCCCACGTGCGCTGGAACATCGTGGAGATGGACCGCTCGCACCACGACATGTACGACCTGCTCGGCCGCGCCTACGACCATCTCGTCGGCCGGGGCCTTGCCCGAGGAGAGGTGTGA
- a CDS encoding ThuA domain-containing protein: MKLRGSASALVVVEGTDLHHDLIGAALALQEIVLEAGVPAGRAVGVDRFTDPLPATAEADVYVLYRSSTTFAPAQQRALSDLVAAGKGVVALHASNLFGFGPGGLDADAAAHRLIGSRYLSHGANGSEGRFDVRVTAAHPVTRHLDDFAIDDEFYVLQYADDVRVLAERERADGSTEPLVYVREHGAGRVVYSALGHDPRAWGNPGFRQLVRQAVLWAAGLDDESEVDSWSTRWPLGNARTIGSPTARATAPVRPAAAATPSHEEGEGT; the protein is encoded by the coding sequence ATGAAACTGCGAGGCTCAGCCTCGGCCCTGGTCGTGGTGGAGGGCACCGACCTCCACCACGACCTGATCGGCGCCGCCCTGGCGCTCCAGGAGATCGTCCTGGAGGCGGGCGTGCCGGCCGGACGGGCGGTGGGCGTGGACCGTTTCACCGACCCGCTGCCCGCGACCGCCGAGGCCGACGTGTACGTGCTCTACCGCTCGTCGACGACGTTCGCACCGGCGCAGCAGCGGGCGCTGTCCGACCTGGTGGCGGCGGGCAAGGGCGTCGTGGCCCTGCACGCCAGCAACCTGTTCGGGTTCGGCCCCGGCGGCCTGGACGCGGACGCGGCGGCGCACCGGCTGATCGGTTCCCGGTACCTCTCGCACGGCGCGAACGGCTCGGAGGGCCGCTTCGACGTCCGCGTCACGGCCGCCCATCCGGTGACCCGGCACCTCGACGACTTCGCCATCGACGACGAGTTCTACGTCCTTCAGTACGCCGACGACGTCCGTGTCCTCGCCGAGCGGGAGCGTGCCGACGGCAGCACGGAACCCCTCGTCTACGTGCGCGAGCACGGCGCGGGCCGAGTCGTCTACAGCGCCCTCGGCCACGACCCGCGCGCCTGGGGCAACCCCGGTTTCCGGCAGCTCGTGCGCCAGGCCGTGCTGTGGGCGGCGGGCCTTGACGACGAGAGCGAGGTGGACAGCTGGTCGACGCGGTGGCCGCTGGGCAACGCCCGGACGATCGGCTCGCCGACGGCGCGCGCCACTGCACCCGTTCGTCCGGCGGCGGCCGCGACACCGTCCCACGAGGAGGGCGAAGGCACATGA
- a CDS encoding carbohydrate ABC transporter permease produces the protein MSSSYGRPAWLGKPKPVAVALRGLALVLICAVVIFPFLTVVSTSLATNRQINANGGYVLWPDSVSFAAYREVFDGTQVGRSLVISLLVTVVGTAFSLLCTVLAAYGLSRRGSLFQRGLLGYVLITLLFAPGIIPVYLMVKQTHLLNSYWALIIPTAVSAFNIVIVRGFIQNIPRELFDAARIDGAGEWRIFFSVALPLSKAVIAVVGLFIAVGYWNNYFGPLLYLNDTSKWPLQLVMRSFVLQNSVTTTSSTLPGQATVPAQSVQMALVVIATIPILCAYPFLSKHMSKGMLTGAIKG, from the coding sequence ATGAGCAGCAGTTACGGCAGGCCGGCGTGGCTCGGCAAGCCCAAGCCGGTCGCCGTCGCCCTCAGGGGCCTGGCGCTTGTCCTGATATGCGCCGTGGTGATCTTCCCGTTCCTGACAGTCGTCTCCACCAGCCTCGCCACCAACCGGCAGATCAACGCCAACGGCGGCTACGTGCTGTGGCCCGACTCGGTGTCGTTCGCCGCGTACCGCGAGGTCTTCGACGGCACCCAGGTGGGCCGCTCCCTCGTGATCAGTCTGCTGGTCACGGTCGTCGGCACCGCCTTCAGTCTGCTGTGCACCGTGCTGGCCGCGTACGGGCTGAGCCGGCGCGGCAGCCTCTTCCAGCGCGGACTGCTTGGCTACGTCCTGATCACCCTGCTGTTCGCGCCCGGCATCATCCCCGTGTACCTGATGGTCAAGCAGACCCATCTCCTCAACAGCTACTGGGCGTTGATCATCCCTACGGCAGTCAGCGCGTTCAACATCGTCATCGTGCGCGGCTTCATCCAGAACATCCCGCGGGAACTCTTCGACGCGGCCCGCATCGACGGCGCGGGGGAGTGGCGGATCTTCTTCTCCGTGGCGCTCCCGCTGTCGAAGGCCGTCATCGCCGTCGTCGGCCTGTTCATCGCGGTGGGGTACTGGAACAACTACTTCGGCCCGCTGCTGTACCTCAACGACACCAGCAAGTGGCCCCTCCAGCTGGTGATGCGCTCGTTCGTCCTCCAGAACAGTGTCACCACCACCTCCAGCACCCTGCCCGGACAGGCGACTGTGCCCGCCCAGTCCGTCCAGATGGCGCTCGTCGTCATCGCCACCATCCCGATCCTGTGCGCGTACCCCTTCCTCTCCAAGCACATGTCCAAGGGGATGCTCACCGGGGCCATCAAGGGCTGA
- a CDS encoding ABC transporter permease, whose translation MAVNQALPRALRSLGGGRRSPKPPDAPATHEPPLRRATSLLTRLRQDSPLLFMTAPAAIVLLLFTYVPLLGSVVAWMDYVPFLGFTHSEWVGWDNFSALFEDSAFWSALSNTFQITFLQLVLFFPVPILLAVLFNAVAMPMAKKFAQSVIYLPHFLSWVIIVALFQQVLGGGGVISRILATHGHKGLDIMSDPSTFKLLLTAQGIWKDAGWGTIIFLAAIAAIDNQLYESATVDGAGAWGRFWHVTLPGMRPIIVLMLILRLGDSLTVGFEQILLQRDAVGPGAAEVLDTYVYFNGVVDGNWGVATAAGLLKGVVSLLLVLAANKLAHRLGEEGIYQR comes from the coding sequence ATGGCTGTCAACCAAGCGCTGCCCCGGGCTCTGAGATCACTCGGGGGTGGCCGCCGCTCCCCGAAGCCCCCGGACGCACCCGCGACCCACGAACCGCCCCTGCGCCGGGCGACATCACTGCTGACCCGGCTGCGCCAGGACTCGCCCCTGCTGTTCATGACCGCCCCCGCGGCCATCGTCCTGCTGCTGTTCACCTATGTGCCGCTGCTCGGCAGCGTCGTCGCGTGGATGGACTACGTGCCGTTCCTCGGCTTCACCCACTCCGAATGGGTCGGCTGGGACAACTTCTCCGCGCTCTTCGAGGACTCCGCGTTCTGGTCGGCACTGTCCAACACCTTCCAGATCACCTTCCTCCAGCTCGTCCTCTTCTTCCCCGTCCCGATCCTGCTGGCCGTGCTGTTCAACGCGGTGGCCATGCCGATGGCGAAGAAGTTCGCGCAGTCGGTCATCTACCTGCCGCACTTCCTGTCCTGGGTCATCATCGTCGCGCTGTTCCAGCAGGTCCTCGGCGGCGGCGGGGTGATCAGCCGGATCCTCGCGACCCACGGCCACAAGGGGCTCGACATCATGTCGGACCCCTCCACCTTCAAGCTGCTGCTCACCGCGCAGGGCATCTGGAAGGACGCCGGCTGGGGCACGATCATCTTCCTGGCCGCCATCGCCGCCATCGACAACCAGCTCTACGAGTCGGCGACCGTGGACGGGGCCGGCGCCTGGGGCAGGTTCTGGCACGTCACCCTGCCCGGCATGCGCCCGATCATCGTCCTGATGCTCATCCTGCGCCTCGGCGACTCGCTCACCGTCGGCTTCGAGCAGATCCTCCTCCAGCGCGACGCGGTCGGTCCGGGCGCCGCCGAAGTCCTCGACACCTACGTGTACTTCAACGGCGTGGTGGACGGGAACTGGGGCGTGGCCACGGCCGCGGGCCTCCTGAAGGGCGTCGTCAGCCTGCTGCTCGTACTCGCCGCGAACAAGCTGGCCCACCGCCTCGGCGAGGAAGGGATCTACCAGCGATGA